The stretch of DNA TTCAATGGTATGGCCTTTAAGATGACAGTGGGAACAAGTCGGTTTATCACCAGTACTCTCCTTAGTGTACTGATTCTCTTTGCCAGATTGATTCCCTTTCGCATTCTCTTTACTGTATTGATTCCCCTTTGCCACAGCCACCACAAAGGGTTGTTGAGGGAAAGAATCCTGATCAGTAGATAGGTTCACAGAAGAGCTTACAATGTCTTTATGTATGGACCGCTGCCTTTCTTCTTGAACCACCAACGAGAAGATTTTAGAAATCACAGGGATTGGATCCATCATCAATATTTGAGCACGGATCTGTGTATAAGATTCGTTCAGTCCCATCAAAAACTGCATCACACACTCTTGGTTCTGATAATTGACCCAATCTTTCATTGATCCGCAATTACACACAGATACAGGTTGAAAGTCCTTCAATTCATCCCAGAGAGTCCGCAATTTGGTGTAATATGCATTAACATCCATGGATCCTTGATGTAAAGCGGTCAGCAGCTTCTTGATTTGGAAAATTCTCGGAGCATTACTCTGATGAAACCGATCTCTTAAATCAATCCAAATTTCAGAAGCCGTAGATATATACATCAAGCTATCTGCTATTTCGCGACTGACAGAGTTCAGAATCCACGAAATTACCATGCTATTACAGCGATTCCAAGCTCCATATAGCAAATCATCCAGTGTAGGGCGCAAACAAGTGTTATCAACAAAGATAAGCTTATTTTTAGCTGTTAACGCCATCAACATAGCTCGACTCCAAGTATTGTAATTAGTACCTGTGAGTGGATGCGAAACTAACATCAATCCGGGATGATCTCCATTCTGAAGGTAAAACGGACTGGCTGAATCTTCAGAAACCGCTCGGCCACTTGAATTATTCACAGCTTGAGAAGAAGTCGAAGCTTGATTTCCCTTGGCCATGGAAGATCAGAACGGAAGCTCGGTGAATtatttgctctgataccatattagAAATCTCATACCAATTGAACAAAGAAATCATCATTGATTCAAACTCAGTCAACAGACGAGTACAACAATTGAGAGAAAAGAAAATATCCTAACTCAAAAGAAGAAGCCACGGTAACTACCAAGCTCCTATTTATATGTGCAAGTGTTGTTTTGTACATACTAAAAACGTGTTTCTTTCCTCTAAcacttttaataatatttttttaaaataaaatatttacttactccaaaaattaatttttaactaAATAAACTATTATATAAACAAGCAATTCATGTTGAGCTAGTTTATTTTGATTTACCCTACGTTTCCCAATTATAATCACCAGAATTTATATAATTTAGCGTATTTATTTTAGTTGAATTGACTCGATAGTCATGATCTTAGAACAGATTATAGAAATTTAATCAATTGCTTGAAGTGTTACTAAACTTTAAAGTACTTCTTTAAACACAAAAGAAACAAAACacgggttttttttaaaactaatttaaattttaattttttttcaaaaataatttaaatttacaaGCGACGCATATGTTTTCAAATGTTTCTTCCTCAACCGTTGATGATATTGTCAAAGTGAGGAGGTCAGACAATTTGATTTGGAAGTTATTTACTGATAATTACGTACACAATCGTGTCATtgcatatttaaatcatatgggtttttatggagttttagaatgtGGTTCACAAGTTCATGATAATAATCTGATTACTGCTCTTGTTGAACGTTGGCGACGTGAAAACACAAGTTTCATTTTACATGTAGTGAAGCAACAATCACGTTAGAAGATGTTTGGATAATTTGGGGTCTACCAATTGATGGTGAAGCAGTAACAGGAGTAGATGTGTCAAATAAAGTTGAGGAATAGCAACACATatgtttggatatgttgggattTTTGCCAGCctcaaaatatttgaaaggtggTCATCTGTCTATGACTGCACTATATGATCATTGTATGTCTAACATTGTTACTGATGATACTTCAGAAGTAGATGTTGTGAAATTTACACGTTGTATAGCGTTAATGATTATTGGAGGAATAATGTTACCTGACTATCAAGGAGGGTCTGCTAGACTAATATTTTTGCAACTGCTACGAGATATTGATACCGTGAAGTCGTATAGTTGGGGTAGTGCAGTTTTAGCATTTCTATACCGTGAGTTGTATAACGCGTCACGTATAGAGAAGACAACAATTGCTGGACCTTTATATATCCTGCAGGTATCGTTAATGTAATGTGATTATTTAACACAATTTTTATCTTAATTTTGTTtaactatttttattattataagcaGATATGAGCATGGGGCATGATTAAATGTGTTAACCCCGACCGATATGGGTTAACATTAGGTGTACCTCCCGTTGATCCAGATGATTTTATTCCAATTTCTCCATATGGTGCACGGTAATttgtaaaaaattattttgtttatagCATATATATCTTGTATAATTTTTTGATatgtaacatttttttttattgtaggtgGAAGATTGGATTTAGTTACACACATTCGCCAATACATGCTGTAAAAATTATAAGGGATTCTCTAGATCGTATGAACAATAACGAGGTATTatgtaattttaatatttttgttttgaatatATGAATTTGTAATTTgaacattataattttttacAGTTTAATTGGGTCGTTTACCAAAAAAATGACATAGATGTGATGACGATTACCGATTCATACGACAACAAAATATGGCGATGTGTTTGTCCCCTTATATGCTTCGACATCGTGGAGATGCATCGTCCTAATCGGGTGATGCGACAATTTCGAAGACGTCAATCAATTCCAGAGTCTGCCGTGGACAATGATGATATGCATAATATCACCAGAATAGGACATCGTAACACCGATTGGAGAGATTATCATAGACATTCAATTGGATTGTGGAATAATATGCTGAGATATGTTGCTAAAGGAGTGCAACACGGGCGATCGATGCAAACAGACGAAGACTACTTCCAATGATATAATCGAATAACTGTGCGCACCATATCACCTGCAGTTACTATTGTTGGTTTTCAACCACTTCCGTACAACACTTTTGTCGGACAACTTAATGTTCAACAAAATTTCAGTACTCCTTCTCCTTTCTCGCATCAGTCATCATTCGGGCGGGAAAGTGACATGGTTAGGCAACCAAGTGGTTTCGCAAGAAACTCTACTATTATTCCGTCAACTGAATTGAATGTTGCAGGAACCTCAACTTCTCAACCTGGTTTTTTTAGTGATTTTGTTGACTTTCGTTCGTTTGGTCAGCCGGATTTTCAGACTCCTTATTGGTCGAACACACAAAGTTTTACGAATTTGCTTAATGTTGGTCCTCAGCATCTTGTGCATGACACTCGACCACAAAGGAATGTTATTTCACCTATCACTTTTCCAGGTTACTCGAACGAGGAAAATCCTGAGGATGTAAGATTGCGTAGAGGGACGAGGAGACTGGAATCCACCTGATTGTGGTACCTGGAGCCATTTGTATCATTATAATTATGACGATGATTCTTCTGGTTAATTGCAACTACATAATTTTCGTTATTGTATCGTTTGCTTTGTTGAATTGTCTAAATTGTCTTATTTATGCTATATAGTGATCGTAAACGAAACATGTCAAAAAAAGCGAAATATCATATCAATTTTTTCATAAGTGCCGATTAAAAACAAACGTACATAAATTAAACAAACACGTCCAACATAATGTTTTCACAATTACACGTCTAAATACCAGATAATTACAAGTTTATATGAAGAATGGGGAAGAATGAGATAAGGGAGAGGATGGAGGTTATATGTGTACGAGGGATCTGCAATTAGCGAcgaatttttataaaccgtcgctaatagcgacggtttttttacaaaccgtcgctattaagCGCTCGAGCGGTATTTTTTCACCGTTCGAGCGCAACTAGTTCTGGAGGATTTCCCagagagttccgcgcccgagcggtatttTTTCACCGCTCGTGCGCGGATTCTTCTGGAGAACGCGGTCCGCTTGGGAAATTCACCAGAACAtaccgcgcccgagcggtgaaATAATACCTATCGGGCTCgcatttgcgacggtttattGTAAAACCTATCAGGCTCGCAAATGGCGACGGTATttgtaaaaccgtcgcaaaaaaGCGACAGagtttcaaaaaccgtcgcgaaTTCCATATCTGCAGAACACTCCGCGCACGCGCGGTGAAAaaataccgctcgggcgcggttACAGCGGGAGAAATTGTCCAAAATTAATAATGAGTTCCACAAACCAATTAAATCTTATGAGCAATTgaacaaaagtaataaaaaaagGACAAAAAGACATTAGTAGTCATTAAACATATCAAATGGAATGATATATTCAACAGATCCATTACCGAGAACCACATGACCACCAAAATATAAGCGTATATCGATGTTAGACATTTTTCCAATGAAAATCTGAGAGGAAATTGATCAACCAAAAAATCTGAGAGGAAAATGAAGAGGAAAGTGATCAACCATCCGTCGAATATATGATCTATATATTGAAATCGATTTTCATTGTATAATTGAACCACGTGAACTTCTGAAAAGATAGTACAAAACAAAGAAAATGAATGGAAAAAAACAAAAGTCATGGTCAAAAGAAATTACGGAACGAAGAAAAGGAGTGGAcccaaaaaaaccaaaaaaaaaaaggccgtgcttcgtaagcacggacGCTGCACGCGTGGAGCAGCGTTCGCGCTTACGAAGCGCGGACGCTCCAACGTGGAGCATGCTCCGTGCTTTGTAAGCACGGACGCTGCTCCACGCGTGCAGCATCCGTGCTTACAAAGCACGATTTGCCGTAAATTTGcaaaccttttttttttacattatttttgaaaaaaaaattaaaataaaattaattttaaaaaaaacccaacAAAACACCCATTGTGCATATAGATCAATAATTTCGAATTATTGGATTTCAAAATAGACTAAAATTACgttaatttcaaattcattatatatcaaattactatttttcataattttattattaaaataattttcaaatcaaatatttatattCAAACGCAATATTATTATTGTTCTAAAATATGATTCATACAGTCAAACTCGACAAATAAACATAAACTAAATAGTTAACACCGAATAATGACATTATCACGATACCTAAGCACAATCGAACATTTTCATCACCATTGTTTTTCCGTTGAATCATTCGTCAACGATATCCCGCGTAATATGTCGCAGCAGCACCGGGATGGTGATCTCCGGCAAGCTGAGCTGCGGCAGGTGGCCCTCGGTTGACATCACTTCCACGATGGATTTCCCGCCGAGATTCTGGTGTAGATATTCCGCCACGGCCACCGGCACGGCCAGATCCTTGGAGCTCTGAAGGATGTGACACGGGACAGTAACGCGCGACAGGAAGTGCCTCAGATCAAACGTGAAAATGGTTCGAAACACACTGAGTGCGATGTCGGGTCGCATGTTGAATAACGTCCGGCTGAACTCCTGCACCGCCACCGAATCCATGTCTCCACCCACCACCAGCGGGGCGAAACCTGATATCCAGGATTTGTAGTTTGCTTCCATTGCGTTGCACAGTTGGTCGATTTCTTCTTTCTCGAATCCTCCGTAGTAATCGTCCGAGTTTATAAACCTGCTCAAATGGTGTTTAGTGAATTCAGCTCTGCGAAATTCCATTCGTTGTCCCAttatccaaaataaaaattaaaaaaagacaGGAAAGATTTTACCTCGGAGAAGCTGAAATCAAGATTATCTTGTGGAACAGATCAGGGCGGAAGATGGATGCGATAACTCCAGTCATGGAGGACAAAGAATGGCCCACATAAATACATCTCTCGACACGAAACTCCTCAAGAATCGCAAGCAAATCATACGCATACCCTTCAAGAGTCGCGTATCTCTCGAAATCGA from Primulina tabacum isolate GXHZ01 chromosome 3, ASM2559414v2, whole genome shotgun sequence encodes:
- the LOC142538880 gene encoding serine/threonine-protein phosphatase 7 long form homolog encodes the protein MIKCVNPDRYGLTLGVPPVDPDDFIPISPYGARWKIGFSYTHSPIHAVKIIRDSLDRMNNNEFNWVVYQKNDIDVMTITDSYDNKIWRCVCPLICFDIVEMHRPNRVMRQFRRRQSIPESAVDNDDMHNITRIGHRNTDWRDYHRHSIGLWNNMLRYVAKGVQHGRSMQTDEDYFQ
- the LOC142539657 gene encoding karrikin insensitive 2 receptor IA is translated as MGTVEETHNVQVLGSGQQTVVLGHGFGTDQSVWKHLVPHLVDNYRVIVYDNMGAGPTNPDYFDFERYATLEGYAYDLLAILEEFRVERCIYVGHSLSSMTGVIASIFRPDLFHKIILISASPRFINSDDYYGGFEKEEIDQLCNAMEANYKSWISGFAPLVVGGDMDSVAVQEFSRTLFNMRPDIALSVFRTIFTFDLRHFLSRVTVPCHILQSSKDLAVPVAVAEYLHQNLGGKSIVEVMSTEGHLPQLSLPEITIPVLLRHITRDIVDE